A region from the Aphis gossypii isolate Hap1 chromosome 1, ASM2018417v2, whole genome shotgun sequence genome encodes:
- the LOC114132923 gene encoding protein HID1 isoform X1, translated as MGNADTKLVFRKAVVQLTSKTQTISSEDNDFWDQFWSETVTNVQDVFTLVPASEIRLLREDVPANLATLCYKAVEKFVRAVENSCRTQQDQNTVLNCSRLLTRVLPYVFEEPDWENIFWSSLPAGKGDPPIPLAHSLCSAICDLLFCPDFTVASNRKTGPDKAEDLHAVDSCEYIWEKGVGFAQSPVKNATFESNRTELLRLLLTCFSQAIYSPNQNGNRWVQYVTSAENRHALPMLTSLLNTVCGYDPIGMGVPYNHLLFADTTEPLVDMCLQILIVALDSDVQQNDEAAIDNLFINYLSRVHRDEDFSFILSGFTRLLMNPLRQTYLPHSTKKVQFHQELLIFFWKICEFNKKFLYFVLKSSDVLDVLVPILYHLNDSRADQSRIGLMHIGVFILLLLSGERNFGVRLNKPYTSTIPMDIPVFSGTHADLLIVVFHKIITTGHNRMQPLFDCLLTILVNVSPYLKTLSMVSSTKLLHLVDAFTTPWFLFSSPSANHLAFFLLEIFNNIIQYQFDGNSNLVYTIIRKRQVFHSLANLPTDYNTIIKSLTKKAKRNMQATSSVSLTAATETPSMEGSTPALPAEPGTLNATLPDTPGVMKITERESAHPGNLTLPAELVMSNGMTKEITKQSSNQGDCSPTTSSPKNDAEWAPTSEWVRSWKEKLPLQTIMRLLQVLVPQVEKICIDKGLTDESEILKFLQHGTLVGLLPVPHPILIRKYQSNPGTTAWFRTYMWAVIFLRNIDPPIWYDTEVKLFEIQRM; from the exons ATGGGCAACGCTGACACCAAACTGGTGTTCCGAAAAGCTGTTGTTCAGTTAACCTCTAAGACCCAG ACCATCAGCTCTGAGGACAATGATTTTTGGGATCAGTTCTGGTCGGAGACCGTAACCAATGTGCAGGATGTATTTACTCTTGTGCCAGCCTCTGAAATCAGGCTGCTCAGGGAGGATGTACCTGCAAATTTGGCTACGCTGTGCTACAAGGCGGTCGAGAAATTTGTCAGAGCTGTGGAGAACAGCTGTCGCACACAGCAGGATCAAAATACAG TGTTGAACTGCTCACGATTGCTGACTAGAGTACTCCCATATGTCTTTGAGGAACCAGATTGGGAGAATATATTCTGGTCTAGTTTGCCAGCCGGTAAAGGTGATCCACCCATTCCATTGGCACATTCACTGTGTAGTGctatatgt GATTTATTGTTTTGCCCAGATTTCACAGTTGCATCCAATCGAAAAACTGGCCCA GATAAAGCAGAAGATTTACACGCAGTAGATAGTTGTGAATACATTTGGGAAAAAGGAGTTGGTTTTGCACAGTCTCCTGTAAAAAATGCAACTTTTGAATCAAATCGCACCGAACTACTGCGTTTACTGTTGACGTGTTTCAGTCAAGCTATTTATTCACCAAATCAAA ATGGTAACAGATGGGTACAGTATGTAACCTCAGCTGAAAATCGCCATGCATTGCCTATGCTTACATCTCTCTTGAACACTGTATGCGGTTACGATCCTATTGGCATGGGTGTACCCTACAATCATCTTCTATTTGCTGATACAACTGAACCCTTAGTTGATATGTGTCTACAAATCCTTATTGTCGCTCTGGATTCTGATGTTCAACag AATGATGAAGCAGCTATAGataatttgtttatcaattatttatcaagaGTTCATCGAGATGAAgacttttcatttattttgagtGGATTTACAAGATTGTTAATGAACCCTTTAAGACAGACTTATCTTCCACATTCCACCAAAAAAGTTCAATTCCACCAAGAACTGTTGATATTCTTTTGGAAAATAtgtgaatttaataaa aaatttctatattttgtactCAAAAGTAGTGATGTCCTTGATGTTTTAGTACCAATTCTGTACCATTTAAATGATTCCAGAGCAGATCAAt CTCGAATTGGCCTTATGCACATaggagtatttattttgttattgctTAGTGGTGAGAGAAATTTTGGAGTACGTCTCAACAAACCATACACTTCAACAATACCCATGGACATACCAGTGTTTAGTGGTACCCACGCAGACCTTCTTATTGtcgtatttcataaaataatcacaaCTGGACATAACAGAATGCAACCACTTTTTGACTGTCTCCTCACGATTTTAGTAAACG tatctccatatttaaaaactttgtcGATGGTATCAAGTACAAAGCTATTACATTTGGTGGATGCATTTACAACTCCATGGTTTTTGTTCTCTTCACCATCTGCCAATCACCTTGCTTTCTTCTTGTtggaaatattcaataatattatacaatatcaatTTGATG GTAATTCAAATCtagtgtatacaattattcgcAAGAGACAAGTTTTTCATAGTTTAGCAAACTTGCCAACTgattacaatactattatcAAATCACTaactaaaaaagcaaaaagaaATATGCAAGCCACTAGCTCTGTTAGTCTAACAGCTGCTACTGAAACACCTAGTATGGAAGGGTCTACTCCTGCATTGCCTGCCGAGCCTGGAACACTCAATGCCACACTTCCCGATACTCCTG GCGTAATGAAAATAACAGAACGTGAAAGTGCTCATCCGGGAAATTTAACCTTGCCTGCTGAACTGGTTATGTCTAACGGAATGACAAAggaaattacaaaacaatctTCTAATCAAGGAGATTGCTCTCCTACAACATCATCGCCTAag AACGATGCAGAATGGGCCCCAACCTCAGAATGGGTGCGATCTTGGAAGGAAAAGTTGCCATTACAAACAATTATGAGATTACTGCAAGTGCTAGTTCCCCAAGtggaaaaaatatgcatagacaa AGGTTTGACGGATGAAAGTGAAATTCTAAAGTTTTTGCAACATGGTACGTTAGTAGGACTATTACCAGTTCCTCATCCAATACTCATAAGGAAGTATCAGTCTAATCCAGGAACAACTGCTTGGTTTCGTACTTATATGTGGGCTGTTATATTTCTCag aaACATCGATCCCCCTATTTGGTATGACACTGAAGtgaaactttttgaaatacaacGCATGTAA
- the LOC114132923 gene encoding protein HID1 isoform X2 has translation MGNADTKLVFRKAVVQLTSKTQTISSEDNDFWDQFWSETVTNVQDVFTLVPASEIRLLREDVPANLATLCYKAVEKFVRAVENSCRTQQDQNTVLNCSRLLTRVLPYVFEEPDWENIFWSSLPAGKGDPPIPLAHSLCSAICDLLFCPDFTVASNRKTGPDKAEDLHAVDSCEYIWEKGVGFAQSPVKNATFESNRTELLRLLLTCFSQAIYSPNQNGNRWVQYVTSAENRHALPMLTSLLNTVCGYDPIGMGVPYNHLLFADTTEPLVDMCLQILIVALDSDVQQNDEAAIDNLFINYLSRVHRDEDFSFILSGFTRLLMNPLRQTYLPHSTKKVQFHQELLIFFWKICEFNKKFLYFVLKSSDVLDVLVPILYHLNDSRADQSRIGLMHIGVFILLLLSGERNFGVRLNKPYTSTIPMDIPVFSGTHADLLIVVFHKIITTGHNRMQPLFDCLLTILVNVSPYLKTLSMVSSTKLLHLVDAFTTPWFLFSSPSANHLAFFLLEIFNNIIQYQFDGNSNLVYTIIRKRQVFHSLANLPTDYNTIIKSLTKKAKRNMQATSSVSLTAATETPSMEGSTPALPAEPGTLNATLPDTPERCRMGPNLRMGAILEGKVAITNNYEITASASSPSGKNMHRQRFDG, from the exons ATGGGCAACGCTGACACCAAACTGGTGTTCCGAAAAGCTGTTGTTCAGTTAACCTCTAAGACCCAG ACCATCAGCTCTGAGGACAATGATTTTTGGGATCAGTTCTGGTCGGAGACCGTAACCAATGTGCAGGATGTATTTACTCTTGTGCCAGCCTCTGAAATCAGGCTGCTCAGGGAGGATGTACCTGCAAATTTGGCTACGCTGTGCTACAAGGCGGTCGAGAAATTTGTCAGAGCTGTGGAGAACAGCTGTCGCACACAGCAGGATCAAAATACAG TGTTGAACTGCTCACGATTGCTGACTAGAGTACTCCCATATGTCTTTGAGGAACCAGATTGGGAGAATATATTCTGGTCTAGTTTGCCAGCCGGTAAAGGTGATCCACCCATTCCATTGGCACATTCACTGTGTAGTGctatatgt GATTTATTGTTTTGCCCAGATTTCACAGTTGCATCCAATCGAAAAACTGGCCCA GATAAAGCAGAAGATTTACACGCAGTAGATAGTTGTGAATACATTTGGGAAAAAGGAGTTGGTTTTGCACAGTCTCCTGTAAAAAATGCAACTTTTGAATCAAATCGCACCGAACTACTGCGTTTACTGTTGACGTGTTTCAGTCAAGCTATTTATTCACCAAATCAAA ATGGTAACAGATGGGTACAGTATGTAACCTCAGCTGAAAATCGCCATGCATTGCCTATGCTTACATCTCTCTTGAACACTGTATGCGGTTACGATCCTATTGGCATGGGTGTACCCTACAATCATCTTCTATTTGCTGATACAACTGAACCCTTAGTTGATATGTGTCTACAAATCCTTATTGTCGCTCTGGATTCTGATGTTCAACag AATGATGAAGCAGCTATAGataatttgtttatcaattatttatcaagaGTTCATCGAGATGAAgacttttcatttattttgagtGGATTTACAAGATTGTTAATGAACCCTTTAAGACAGACTTATCTTCCACATTCCACCAAAAAAGTTCAATTCCACCAAGAACTGTTGATATTCTTTTGGAAAATAtgtgaatttaataaa aaatttctatattttgtactCAAAAGTAGTGATGTCCTTGATGTTTTAGTACCAATTCTGTACCATTTAAATGATTCCAGAGCAGATCAAt CTCGAATTGGCCTTATGCACATaggagtatttattttgttattgctTAGTGGTGAGAGAAATTTTGGAGTACGTCTCAACAAACCATACACTTCAACAATACCCATGGACATACCAGTGTTTAGTGGTACCCACGCAGACCTTCTTATTGtcgtatttcataaaataatcacaaCTGGACATAACAGAATGCAACCACTTTTTGACTGTCTCCTCACGATTTTAGTAAACG tatctccatatttaaaaactttgtcGATGGTATCAAGTACAAAGCTATTACATTTGGTGGATGCATTTACAACTCCATGGTTTTTGTTCTCTTCACCATCTGCCAATCACCTTGCTTTCTTCTTGTtggaaatattcaataatattatacaatatcaatTTGATG GTAATTCAAATCtagtgtatacaattattcgcAAGAGACAAGTTTTTCATAGTTTAGCAAACTTGCCAACTgattacaatactattatcAAATCACTaactaaaaaagcaaaaagaaATATGCAAGCCACTAGCTCTGTTAGTCTAACAGCTGCTACTGAAACACCTAGTATGGAAGGGTCTACTCCTGCATTGCCTGCCGAGCCTGGAACACTCAATGCCACACTTCCCGATACTCCTG AACGATGCAGAATGGGCCCCAACCTCAGAATGGGTGCGATCTTGGAAGGAAAAGTTGCCATTACAAACAATTATGAGATTACTGCAAGTGCTAGTTCCCCAAGtggaaaaaatatgcatagacaa AGGTTTGACGGATGA